The Epinephelus lanceolatus isolate andai-2023 chromosome 10, ASM4190304v1, whole genome shotgun sequence genomic sequence GTAAATCTAGTTcgtttaaaggtccagtctgTAGAGTTTATGAtgatatattggcaaaaatggaaaactacatagacccttttagggctgaAGTCACAATGACGTctgtttgttagctggaggcaaaacacgactcgtCACCACAGGGCTGTGTGCGCTTTGCCACTCAGAGGGTACGTGTTgcaactcataatgtaataatggctcataatgtaataacttaaatgtaataaaagttcataatgtaataatcggctcaaaatgtaataaaatcatgagcaTATAACGTAATAACGGCTTTGcgcataatgtaataatgtaataacctattacattatgagccttaCTGGCGtcgctcataatgtaataacagttcataatgtaataatggctcatacTGTGAGTCCATATTAAAGACATTCATTGGAAGaagtaaagttttctttttaaaaaaaacaaaaaacaaaactcgtTAAGCCTTGATCTGAGTGAACACTGGCACAGTCACTGACGAATGGAGCCCCCATTCCTGACAGGCTGGGTGTCCTGACaggctgtgtttacattttaagaACTTTTGAGCTGGTCCATTGTTATTACATGGTTCTAAAACGCTCTTCTCATTCTTGCACAAGttccaaaataaagtaaattgaATGAATATGTTATGCTGCTGTCATGTATTTAATATAAGTAGTAGGAAAACAATGCTTATTAAAAGTCTTTATTAAATTGGCATTAAGaccaacaataaaataacagcaacatttgacTGGAAGGTCTTCACTAGGTTGTATGGAAGGAGAGAGTGTGCACTTTCTTATTTGAAAAGACCAatcttaaatgtgtttttattgtagaaGTTATTGTGTCCTGCATTTATTGTAGCAATAGTAAACAAAGGAAATGCTCTTTTAAACTACATGAACTACAGTCCCCCTCCTTCTTCCCTAAtccaccctcttctccagctggCTTTTGAGTTGGTTACTGTCGCACCATCTATAAACAAATCATAGTCAAACACAAACTTAGACCTCTGCCCTTAAGTGCACTCTcgttgtcagtgtgtgcagttttgacctaaaaatgatgataatgcaACACTTTTTCTCACAATgtgagccattattacattatgagctgttattacattatgagctgttattacattatgagccattattacattatgagccgttattacattatgaactgttattacattataagctgttattacattatgagctgttattacattatgagctgttattacattatgaactgttattacattatgagccgttattacattatgaactgttattacattatgagccattattacattatgagctgttattacattatgagctgttattacattatgaactgttattacattatgagccgttattacattatgaactgttattacattatgagccgttattacattatgaactgttattacattatgagctgttattacattatgaactgttattacattatgaactgttattacattatgagccgttattacattatgaactgttattacattatgagccgttattacattatgagccgttattacattatgagccgttattacattatgagctgttattacattatgagccgttattacattatgaactgttattacattatgagccgttattacattatgaactgttattacattatgagctgttattacattatgaactgttattacattatgagcggCGCCAGtaaggctcataatgtaataagttattacattattacattatacACAAAGCTGTTATTACGTTATACgctcatgattttattacattatgaacttttattacatttctgttattacattatgagccattaTGAGTTGCTGCAGGTATGTGCACATATTACTGTTGAACTCACATAATGTAACAATGGTAATAATAAAACAGTCCTGTATTATCACTGTTGTTGCATGACGGTGTTCTCATGAATGTACCTTCACCAAGTTTACAGGCTTTCATTCAGTGTTGCAAGAGATGACAAGACTTGAGTGCTGAACTGAATCTGACTGAGTATGAACGTGCTGTTTCTATAATTATGGCATCAGCAATTTAATTATTTACACTGCTGCCTGATATTTCTATGTTTatggttttattgtttaatgAATGTATATTTATCATAGGAAAGTTAATTGAGTAAATATCATCACCTTACTAATCCAGATTTATTGGTCAGTCTGTGCATTTGAAACATTAAAGTTAAATTTGTGAAATTCTAATATTAAGTTTAACAATATTATTGTTTATATATTGTAGCAACAGTGCAAATGAGGAGAGATGTGGCACTGTCTAAAATCATTTCTCAAATAGGGCATACCACTTCTAACTTCTAAGGAACTTCACTTGTCCACACATCTTTCATCTGTCTGTTTGAAACACCTGAGGAAAATGTAAGTCATGAAAACTTGTTAAATGACAcatatcaaaatatttaaactgaTCTTTGAATACGATGAAAGACTCTAACACAAACATTTGTTCACTTGACTTAAAAAACAATGCACTTTGTGAAAGATGAAAAACTTTGTATTTAAAACCTTTAAGCTGTCATTTGGACATGTTACTGTTGAATATCTTAGTTGCCTAAAACAAATTACAGCTTtgtaaataaatagaaaataagtaATTAACACTGGTTGTTTTTGACTTTTGCCTTTCACATATAGCttcctgtttttcctttttatcaTTTCATCCTCTGCGTCTTTAAAAAGCAGGTTGTTGTGGCAATGTTAAACTAAATATTACAAAGTGTGTGACATGCAAttatttgtttttgcaaatctatcagagtcagcagaaataCCAAACTGGATTTACCCTTTTGTTGGAAATGTTTCATAAAAGACTGGAAAATTTGCAAGAAGTGTATTTAAATTATGAATGAGTTATTTATTTGATCAATGAAGGGCTTGATTGAGTTTAAGTGGCTGAGAAGTTGAGCCTTTTCCGCATTGATGTAGAGGAAGAAGAGACAGCAAAACATTTCTCCATCTGTAACCTGCTCTACAAACCTGAAATAATGAGAGATTAAACACAGTAATGTGAAttgttttatgtaaaatctcCAGAGTTTCTGCCTCTCCTGACACacaaagatggctgcagctctgACTCTCCTTCTCATTGGCTCGGTGCTGCAAGGTGAGTCGTTTAGTCAGTATTGAAGTCAAGCATTCACACCACAATGCAACAGTACCTGTAATATATACTgcagcaaattaaaaaacagtgaGCAACAAAAGCGTCCAGCTGGTTTTCTCTTGGAACTTTAATTTGACAGGTTTTAATCTGAACATCTGGGGAAAAACTACTGTGGGAACAATGCACAATCTTTACAGTCATCATTTTGGTTTATTCTAAGAATAAGGTATAGCGCTAAGGCAaccagtaaacagtaaaaaaatcCTCATTAaaattattcatttgtttttattcaaagATTTGTATCTTGTGTTTCAGGTGCCCTGTGTGGAGAGTTTAAGGCCATAATACCACAGACTATAGAGGTTGTTAGTGGATCCTGTGTGACCATCCCCTGCTCCTTTGACGTTGCAGACCAGTTTGTATCGAAGCTAGACAACACATGTAAAGTACTATGGAGAAAAGATGGCGTTTTTGTGTTTGATAGCAGcaagacacaaacaactacaaacaacGGACAACTGACAGGAAACTTGACCAAAAAAGACTGCACCACAACCCTGAACAACATACAACCTGTTGACAACAAGTATTCCTTCAGGCTGGAATGCAGAGGCGTGAGATATAATTTTCTCAATGCAACCTCTATTTCAGTCACAGGTATGTTTTAACATCCATTTACTTACACTTAACTCTGACTGTGGGAAACCCTTCTCCCACTTTAATGTGGTATTTGGACGGGTCACCTGTCAATAACTCAGACGATTTGACCATCACCTATGAGCATCCAAATGACACGGGCCTGAGGAGCATCATCACTGTGAACCAACCACAGGAGAGGGATCTTTCCACTTTGCTCTGCCGCACCTCTAACTCTCTGGGATCTGCTTCTCACCACTTTTGTGCCTACTGCCTCCAGCCTGAACAAGGTTGCAGAGAATGTCAAGGTCTGTTGTGCCAAACACAAGTTTTATTGATTAGCTGTAAACTGTCACCATCTCTTGAAATACTGATGGACTTGATCTGGAAGACATCACCACACTTCCATTTCTGCACAGTATAtctgtttagtgtttttttttttttaatttccagaCTAGGCTCCCAACAGTTTTGCATACTGTAGTGGAAATGCATGCAAGGGATGTGTCAGTTAGTTACAAGCTTGGTTTCAGCTTCTAGCTTCATCCCTCATGCTTTGTTGGGTTTGTCAAACTTACAAACCCAAACCAAACATATTgattactaataacattaacatttataaGACAATCACAGTCTTGTTGTTTCAACCTGCACAAAATAAAGGCCCATGTTTAAACTACTGATAACAAATATAAATGAATCACATAACATTTTATTCATCTTCTGTAATACTTTTATATACTGTACCAATATGTGATGTAATACATTATAATTTAAGACTTGTGTTTAATATGCCTATAAATACAGCTCATTCTTCATGTATGTCCAAGTGTATACaccaccaaaataaaaacaaaacaatatatttatGCTTCTGACTGACCACCATACTCTTCTGTTCTCTCTCATACAGAATGTCCAGGTGGAGTTACGTTTCCAGTCTTCATCATCACAGTTGGTGTTTTATCAGCAGCACTATTCTGTGCTCTTCTGTTTGCTATCAGGTAGGTAACAGCTTGGGACAACATGTATGTACTACTAATAGGGCTGGCAAAAATAATGCGTTAATTtcgattaattaatcacagaaaaaataatgcGGTCAAAAGATGAACGCCAATTAATCACATTtcgtggtgccctttgacccggtGCATCATTGACGGctacagtggctttgtcacatgatggaggcagactaGACGATACTGCTTGGCCCCATGAAtagaacatttatatttaaaaaacacccagatggAACTGCTGCTAggagcactgttggaatatTTGTACTACCAGAGAACtgcaagcctgaaatatcacctcaataCAAAGCATTTAGCTGCGAAGCCTGAGGCCTGAGCTTGCACAGCCTCTGATGTCAGCACTAGCAGCCAGCCTTGTCAAGgtggggtttccatccaaatgtagtgcaaattttaaccaaattttcagaaaatcagcaaaagaaaatgtaaatgtttgttcTTTTCCATCCACTTCTATTGGGAGTTAGTTCATTGAGACGTCATTAAAAGAGGGGCAGTCAATCCTTGAACTGAGGAAGACCATGGATTTAATAACTGAGAACACACCAGACAATAGAAATAGAGTTTTAAACAACTAATATTACAGCTCTGTGCTCTTGGAAGAGCTCTGGTAACAGACCTCTGTGCATAAACATGTTATAAGCTAACAAAGACAGCTTTCAGTGGCCAATGCAATGACGATACATCGtgactgtactgtacatcatcatttattggCTGAATTTGTTTCCGCTGGACATTTACCTTGCAATACACCAaggattttattattttgtagagCTCGGGGGACTGGCTGCCATACTCCTAAAAAGAGTCAGAGCACAGGTGACACCAGCCCAGCTGTGATGAGTCAAGGCCTGACAACTGAAAATGGAAATAAGGTATGGACCATTTCCTAATTTGGGAAACAATAATCTAACAGAACATCTTTACCACTTgtggtttttgttatttttaatttcaggtGTCCTGCACATCAGAAGAGGATATTTATGTCAACACCGATATGATGAAAAAGTCAGATATGCCAAACGCTCATCTAGCACATCAACAGGTTGCCAGTAAAAGCTCAGACAAGACGAATGAGGCAAACAGTGATGTGGTTTACTCTAGTGTGATCTGGAAGAGCAAGGAGAAGAAGGGAGAATGCTCTGGAGGCAGGGGCCCATCTGGTAGCTCCTGTCTGGAAGAGGAGAGGTGCATGGAGGGAGGCATGCGCACAAATTATGTGAGCAATGCAGTGGAGATGGGGAGTCTATATGACAACACTAGAAAAGATGTAAAGGAGGATGTGTATAGTGAATATGCCCAGGTTCATTTTAGAGACACAAATGTGATGTAATGCATGTGCCATTACTACAGCTGTTTTTACTGCGGCATTGCTACATTGTATTTGATATTATTGGCTATTATTTATTCAGTAGAAGTTTATCATGCATTAGTATTATCTTCTCAATACAGATGTAGCCAGTTTAAAGAGTTTtcagttaaaggaacagtgtctTCTCctggttatttatttttagttttaattgttcaggaggtttttacaaggagccgaattatccggagaggtctcttcctctccaaaacaatcgGTCCAGGTGATTTAAATCGATTAAAACCCTGcgtaaaacagtttcatgtgacaaatcagtgtttctccagcaATGGTTGGCATATCGCAGATGGGCTGCtcacccagcacctgctaatgtgtgttcagtgtccccgtttttctctgataacttaatgtgtgctcaccttatttgtGATccagtgttcaggaggtttttactgtgaatCGAGTTGtgcacagaggtctcctcttgTCCAatacaaatggacctggtgatttaaatcagtaaaCACATTGAATAAAgaagtttcatgttacaaatcagtgtttctctgatgctgttcggCTCATAAGGGATGGATCaactttttctctgataactgaaGATCTctatgttcaggaggttttaccaggagccatATTATCCAGAGGTCTCTTGCTCTCAAAAAACACTGTGATTTGAACTgctcaaaacatttcatttaataaaatgctttcgcttaaaaataagatttgtgtttttcctttttcatcGCAGAATGACTGCTAACtgcagtggctgacacaaaacTGGGAATGGCTTTgtatagagccagtgtttggtttgtctctcCTGGGCTTCTGTacaaacatggcggtgcaacatgctAATTTCCGTGGACAGGTACCTGCTTcctatgtatatataaaaagctgattctaaggtaacgagaacacaatgattcttgtgcgagtggtgcattcaggaACACTCATTCCCAGTGCCGGAGCGCACTCTAGCACAAACTTGACCTTTCATAAATGTGGAGTGCTGTCAGAATGTACCATTCAGTTATCCAGAGTATCGCACCTGtagcaactcataatgtaataatggctcataatgtaataactaaTAACgcttcataatgtaataacataaatgtaataacagctcataatgtaataatggctcacATTGTGAGAAGAAGTGTtgcattattatcatttttaggTCAAAACTTCACACACTGACAACGAGAGTGCACTTTAGGGCAGAGGTCtaagttttattttaagttttattgtactttattaatccccctgaggggaaattcaatgttttcacattgcttgtcaattacacacaggtccgaaagacacacacatgcacaaacaggacctatacatgcacaaagtgatgagatgtcagagtgagggagctgccctttggtcaggcacgccgagcggttggggggttcagtgccttgctcaagggcacctcggcagtgcccaggaggtgaactggcacatctccagccaccagtccacgctccaaaTTTTGGTCAGGACAATAAATGCAGGACACAATAACttctacaataaaaacacatttaagatTGGTCTTTTCAAATAAGTAAGTGCACACTCTCTCCTTCCATACAACCTAGTGAAGACCTCCCAgtcaaatgttgctgttattttattgttggtCTTAATGCCAATTTAATAAAGACTTTTAATAAGcattgtttttatgttaaatacATGACAGCAGCGTAACATATTCATtcaatttactttattttggaaCTTGTGCAAGAATGAGAAGAGCGTTTTAGAACCATGTAATAACAATGGACCAGCTCAAAAGTtctgaaaatgtaaacacagcctGTCAGGACACCCAGCCTGTCAGGACAcccaagtaaaaacaaaatgcataaataatacataaccATAAATCATAGTTGCCAACAAAAATCAGGTCCAGGGGGCTCCATTTGTCAGTGACTGTGCTAGTGTTCACTCAGATCGAGGCTTaacgagttttttttttttttttttttttttttaaagaaagcttTACTTCTTCCAATGAATGTCTTTAATATGGACCCATCCAAAGGATATGTGTTTAGTCACGATCCAGGCTGTAATCCACCTGGCATTTTGGCTGAAGAGCTGCCTGATATTGGACACAAGGCCACTATTGCGTCCAGCCACTCTGTATAACCTACTAATACTTATGCAGCAGTCTTCATCCGTCATAATATTTAAACTTTCCACCAACTGCTTACCTGCAACAATCAGACAGTGGAAATGAGCATGTCATTCTCAAAGGCCCAAAATACCTAACACGGGTTCCACCTAGTGGCTCAACTTAATACATCTTACATAATTAAATGTGAGAATGCAGTTACGATTAAATAATTCTTGGTTTCAGTAATTTAGTTTACTATGTGCTGAAACCCATGCCGTTTGCATTATTTGCACCTTTAAGATGTtaaaatgatgataatgcaGCAGTTTTCTCATAgtatgagccattattacattatgaactgttattacattatgagcgaTGCCACTAAGGCTCAAAATGTAATAGGTTATtgcattattacattatgcGCAAAGCCGTTATTACGTTATGtgctcatgattttattacattatgagccgattattacattatgaacttttattacattgaagttattacattatgagccgttattacattatgagttgcaacacatacattttattataatttcaGTCTGGCCGACATCACCAATCCTTGCCTGACTCCCCTGTGTTCAATCTCAAGTAAAGTAGAAGACAGTGGGGtcattttgggacatttttgcATCAGTTTATATCAATAACCCTCCATTAATCACAGACTACTCAAacagttataaaaaataaatcgacccttgaacagatacagacaacCTATCAAGTTTTTTAACGCCCAAATCAACCACAAAAGGCACAATTTTGCAAAATGTACATGTGCATTTTCTCCAAATTGTGCCTCCCCAGAGCAGCTGGGACAGTGGAGCATCAGTTGGGACACCTTGTTGTGTGCAAAACTATCATTTTAATTGTAAATGAAAATCTAGTATAAATTTGAGCACCTTATATTTACAATGTCACTTGTTCAGACATGTCTTtgagacaaagaaaacatttgtaaaattCAGCTGGTGCTGTTGCTGgatttattcatttcttaaagGCAAAACTCAAATCTAAGTGGATCAGTGGTAGCAACATGaaagttacagtaaaaaaaaaaacctgtctgGATGGTTTTAGTTTCCATTCTTAAAATGTATACAAgaatttaaactttatttttgcaTCTTCTACAATTTGGTTTTGGCAGTAGCAGATTGTTTCTGTAAGCGGGGGTTGCGTATGCCGCACAGAAAAAAAGCTGCATAACTTATGGTGATTTTTCTCCAATCAGAT encodes the following:
- the LOC117266386 gene encoding uncharacterized protein LOC117266386, with translation MWYLDGSPVNNSDDLTITYEHPNDTGLRSIITVNQPQERDLSTLLCRTSNSLGSASHHFCAYCLQPEQGCRECQECPGGVTFPVFIITVGVLSAALFCALLFAIRARGTGCHTPKKSQSTGDTSPAVMSQGLTTENGNKVSCTSEEDIYVNTDMMKKSDMPNAHLAHQQVASKSSDKTNEANSDVVYSSVIWKSKEKKGECSGGRGPSGSSCLEEERCMEGGMRTNYVSNAVEMGSLYDNTRKDVKEDVYSEYAQVHFRDTNVM